A stretch of the Aerosakkonema funiforme FACHB-1375 genome encodes the following:
- a CDS encoding glycosyltransferase family 4 protein, whose protein sequence is MKILLLSVHPPHGGGSAHSSQELACGLRSLGHEVLHIAPYKTATHLAQYPGLMWIQADFPGDLNISAQAQLDIDRQVQAAYLENGPFDIVILGRESFLWHLEAVRSVHRDKPVVLIVRGAYINSLAGSNSIDIAVKEQLLNLYRGCDKIVCIARHLATSINRVVGVNNTIFLPNPIHLPPFNPTTNLPAFNINSNYDRRQKEPIRLLMAAQLKARKKPLDAVEIVRILVSNGEDVHLTVCGDGPDRGEMLNRIHRYGLEKQIVLKGSVSRQQVLDCLNNVETVLLCSDNEGRPRVLQEAIAAGKGVVAYDNPGSREVVNEWLNQWPLGHLVPIGDILAASRAISDLAAYFRSKPDPLPPPQLPNPIEVLYQYESMLEDLKVRSTKPELGAIHR, encoded by the coding sequence ATGAAAATTTTACTTTTAAGCGTCCACCCTCCACATGGGGGCGGATCGGCTCACTCCAGCCAAGAACTAGCCTGTGGATTACGCAGCCTTGGGCATGAAGTTCTGCACATTGCGCCCTACAAAACTGCAACTCATCTAGCGCAATATCCTGGATTGATGTGGATTCAGGCTGACTTTCCTGGGGATTTAAATATTAGCGCACAGGCGCAATTAGATATCGATCGCCAAGTGCAAGCAGCCTATCTAGAAAATGGCCCTTTCGACATAGTAATTCTCGGTCGCGAATCTTTTCTCTGGCACCTTGAAGCCGTCCGCTCGGTTCATCGCGATAAACCAGTCGTACTTATAGTTCGGGGTGCTTACATCAATAGTCTTGCTGGAAGCAATTCCATTGACATTGCGGTCAAAGAACAATTGCTTAACCTTTATCGAGGCTGCGACAAAATTGTTTGTATTGCTCGGCATCTTGCCACATCTATTAACCGAGTAGTTGGCGTCAACAACACAATTTTCTTACCAAACCCGATTCATCTTCCGCCTTTCAATCCTACTACTAATCTTCCCGCTTTCAACATAAACTCTAATTACGATCGAAGACAAAAAGAGCCGATCCGTTTGCTGATGGCAGCTCAACTCAAGGCAAGAAAAAAACCGTTAGATGCAGTAGAAATTGTCCGAATTTTGGTTAGCAATGGAGAAGATGTTCACCTAACTGTGTGTGGAGATGGCCCAGATAGAGGAGAAATGTTAAACCGCATCCACCGCTATGGACTGGAAAAACAAATAGTCCTCAAAGGTAGCGTCTCCCGGCAACAAGTACTCGATTGTTTGAATAATGTAGAAACGGTATTACTTTGCTCGGATAATGAAGGGCGACCCCGCGTGCTACAAGAAGCGATCGCAGCTGGTAAAGGAGTAGTCGCCTACGATAATCCCGGTTCCCGCGAAGTAGTCAATGAATGGTTGAATCAATGGCCTTTGGGTCATCTGGTTCCGATTGGAGATATTCTTGCTGCTAGCAGAGCAATTTCAGATTTAGCCGCATATTTTCGGTCAAAACCCGATCCTTTACCTCCCCCACAATTACCTAACCCGATTGAAGTGCTTTATCAGTATGAATCGATGCTTGAAGATTTAAAAGTGCGATCGACAAAACCGGAATTAGGCGCTATCCACCGTTAA
- a CDS encoding sulfate ABC transporter substrate-binding protein, which yields MSKWQNTPKVGRYSIEQIVIYFVRALQAVRQLWGREVGNRSNFSSVKSFVFLFLIGTSLSIAIASCGGKISDSGGAANATGNKNNVQLTLVSYSVTKAAYDRIIPKFEAQWKKEHNQNVTVNGSYGASGSQATAVINGLEADVVHLSLALDVDKIVKAGLIQPGWETEAPSDGIVTKSVGVIATREGNPKNIKNWADLAKNGINVMTPDPKTSGGARWNFLAIWGFVTRTGGDDNTALDLTTKVYKNAPVLPASARAASDLFFKQGKGDALITYENEMILSEQFGDKLPYTVPDVNISIDNPIAVVDKNVDKHGTREIAEAFVKFLYTPEAQREFAAVGFRPVDPTVAKEVEKKFPQVQTLFTAKDLGGWGNIQNKFFDDGAIFDKIHTKKS from the coding sequence ATGAGCAAGTGGCAAAATACTCCCAAAGTGGGGAGGTACTCGATCGAGCAAATCGTGATTTATTTTGTGAGAGCATTGCAGGCTGTTCGACAGCTATGGGGACGCGAGGTAGGAAATCGGTCAAATTTCAGTTCTGTAAAAAGCTTTGTTTTCTTATTTTTGATCGGAACTAGCTTGAGCATTGCGATCGCATCCTGTGGGGGCAAAATTTCTGATTCCGGTGGAGCCGCCAACGCTACTGGTAACAAAAATAACGTTCAGCTCACCTTAGTTTCTTACTCTGTCACCAAAGCTGCCTACGATCGCATCATTCCCAAATTTGAAGCGCAGTGGAAAAAAGAACACAACCAAAACGTCACCGTCAACGGTAGCTATGGTGCTTCCGGTTCCCAAGCTACTGCTGTAATTAATGGTTTGGAAGCAGACGTTGTACACCTGTCACTCGCGCTTGATGTCGATAAAATTGTCAAGGCAGGTTTAATTCAACCGGGTTGGGAAACAGAAGCACCATCAGATGGAATTGTGACCAAATCTGTAGGTGTAATTGCTACTCGCGAAGGTAACCCCAAAAATATTAAAAATTGGGCAGACTTAGCAAAAAATGGCATAAACGTAATGACTCCCGACCCCAAAACTTCTGGCGGAGCCCGCTGGAATTTTCTTGCTATTTGGGGTTTTGTCACCAGAACTGGTGGGGATGATAATACAGCGCTGGACTTAACTACCAAAGTTTACAAAAATGCACCTGTGCTACCCGCAAGTGCGCGTGCAGCCAGCGATCTGTTCTTTAAACAAGGTAAGGGAGATGCCTTGATTACCTATGAAAACGAAATGATTCTCTCGGAACAATTTGGCGACAAACTTCCGTATACCGTACCGGATGTAAATATATCGATCGACAATCCTATTGCTGTTGTGGATAAAAATGTCGATAAACACGGCACTCGCGAAATTGCAGAAGCATTTGTGAAATTTCTCTACACCCCAGAAGCTCAGCGAGAGTTTGCTGCGGTAGGATTTCGTCCCGTCGATCCCACGGTAGCAAAAGAAGTGGAAAAGAAATTTCCCCAAGTGCAAACGCTCTTTACAGCTAAAGATTTAGGAGGTTGGGGTAACATTCAGAATAAATTCTTCGATGACGGCGCTATCTTTGACAAAATTCACACCAAAAAGTCTTAG
- a CDS encoding NB-ARC domain-containing protein produces the protein MNNIEDILQWADNLIFNDTGQHLTPIQEAILTGAWQRKKYPQIAKDFNCSESHIKKEAAKLWEKLAEELGEDLNKFNFRSKLEKKHRVSQVSNSGDCLVQEIDINICNKFIQNIKSPQTRSHSPPDSPQSQNPSPIVDLTDAPELTNFYDRTSELSTLKEWISEARTRLITIYGLSGIGKSSIALKLIEEIQTEFDYIIWRSLSDTPTLSVLQTELKQFFSRSQQNPLPAVIDYLRCDRCLVILDDVQNIFKSGQLAGQYLAQYEDYSKFFKQIATSCHQSCLILLSWEKPREVATLEAENRSTRTLHLKGLGEQAEEILREKGLTDEQNWSELIRLYQGHPCWLNIIASTIQDLFNGSVSLFLAEQNEIFLGDLEHILESQLERLSESEKKVSYWLASQAESVDISQPGDRELSKSEFWQIIQSLGRRSLVEKVQMGARSHFHINPVFKAYIQSKSNPLAEKQL, from the coding sequence ATGAATAATATTGAAGATATATTACAGTGGGCTGATAACTTGATTTTTAATGACACTGGACAACATCTCACACCTATACAGGAAGCAATACTAACGGGCGCTTGGCAAAGAAAAAAATATCCTCAAATTGCTAAAGATTTTAATTGTAGCGAATCCCACATTAAAAAAGAAGCAGCTAAGTTATGGGAAAAGTTGGCTGAAGAATTAGGAGAAGATCTCAATAAATTTAATTTCCGTTCTAAGTTAGAGAAAAAACATAGAGTTTCTCAAGTTTCCAACTCAGGTGACTGTTTAGTACAAGAAATTGATATTAATATTTGTAATAAGTTTATCCAGAATATCAAAAGTCCGCAAACCCGATCGCACTCTCCCCCCGACTCCCCCCAAAGCCAAAATCCCTCACCGATCGTCGATTTAACAGACGCACCCGAACTAACTAACTTTTACGATCGCACTTCCGAACTATCTACCCTCAAAGAGTGGATTTCCGAAGCACGCACGCGCTTGATAACTATATACGGATTAAGTGGAATTGGCAAAAGTTCGATCGCACTCAAACTCATCGAAGAAATCCAAACCGAATTCGATTACATTATTTGGCGAAGTCTCAGTGACACTCCCACACTTTCAGTACTGCAAACCGAACTCAAACAATTTTTTTCGCGATCGCAACAAAACCCATTACCCGCAGTCATCGATTATTTGCGTTGCGATCGCTGTTTAGTCATCCTTGACGATGTGCAGAATATTTTTAAAAGCGGTCAATTAGCCGGACAATATTTAGCACAATATGAAGATTATAGCAAATTCTTTAAACAAATTGCCACATCGTGTCACCAAAGTTGTTTAATCCTCCTCAGTTGGGAAAAGCCGAGAGAAGTCGCTACGTTAGAAGCAGAAAACCGCTCCACGCGCACGTTACACCTGAAAGGGTTAGGAGAACAAGCAGAAGAAATTTTGAGAGAAAAAGGTTTAACAGATGAGCAGAACTGGTCAGAATTAATTAGACTCTATCAAGGTCATCCTTGCTGGTTAAATATCATAGCTTCAACAATACAGGATTTATTTAACGGTAGCGTATCTCTGTTTTTAGCAGAACAAAATGAGATATTTTTAGGTGACTTAGAACACATTTTAGAATCTCAGTTAGAGCGTTTATCCGAGTCAGAAAAAAAGGTGAGCTACTGGTTAGCCAGTCAAGCCGAATCTGTAGATATTTCACAACCAGGCGATCGCGAATTATCTAAATCGGAATTTTGGCAAATCATCCAATCATTAGGGCGACGCAGCTTAGTGGAAAAAGTGCAAATGGGAGCGCGATCGCACTTTCACATCAATCCTGTATTTAAAGCCTATATTCAATCCAAATCAAATCCTCTCGCCGAAAAACAGTTGTAA